The Methanocaldococcus jannaschii DSM 2661 genome has a segment encoding these proteins:
- a CDS encoding bifunctional 5,6,7,8-tetrahydromethanopterin hydro-lyase/3-hexulose-6-phosphate synthase translates to MIKFGEAVLGNEIKAIVNVALGKGELIENTFTNALTRGNCVFANLRPNLIVKPLTLVVPRHNIESEIQDELFQGVIQYAVAKAVADLDLDEDLKVVVSVNVPEVPITNLNKRKLFQYFYASAKLAINRALNEYPSKEKVKKEKYRALHPLVGFRDVRLEYPPYLQIALDVPTMENLEFLLQTIPNSDHIILEAGTPLIKKFGLEVIEIMREYFDGFIVADLKTLDTGRVEVRLAFEATANAVAISGVAPKSTIIKAIHECQKCGLISYLDMMNVSEPQKLYDSLKLKPDVVILHRGIDEETFGIKKEWKFKENCLLAIAGGVGVENVEELLKEYQILIVGRAITKSKDPGRVIRMFINKMGYDIDTYRLYFDEDEDIGEEL, encoded by the coding sequence ATGATAAAATTTGGAGAAGCAGTTTTGGGAAATGAAATTAAGGCAATAGTTAATGTTGCATTAGGGAAAGGAGAGTTAATTGAGAATACCTTTACAAATGCTTTAACAAGAGGAAATTGTGTTTTTGCCAATTTAAGACCTAATTTAATAGTTAAACCATTAACCTTAGTTGTTCCAAGGCATAATATAGAGAGTGAGATACAGGATGAGCTATTTCAGGGAGTTATTCAGTATGCAGTTGCCAAGGCAGTTGCTGATTTAGATTTAGATGAAGATTTAAAGGTTGTTGTCTCTGTTAATGTCCCAGAGGTTCCAATAACCAATTTAAATAAAAGAAAACTCTTCCAATACTTCTATGCCTCAGCAAAGTTAGCTATAAACAGAGCTTTAAATGAATATCCTTCAAAAGAGAAGGTAAAGAAAGAGAAATATAGAGCTTTGCATCCATTAGTTGGATTTAGGGATGTTAGATTGGAGTATCCTCCATATCTACAAATTGCTTTGGATGTCCCAACTATGGAGAATTTGGAATTTTTGTTACAAACAATTCCAAATAGCGACCACATCATCTTAGAGGCTGGAACACCACTAATTAAAAAGTTTGGTTTAGAGGTTATTGAAATAATGAGAGAATATTTTGATGGCTTTATTGTTGCTGATTTAAAAACCTTAGACACTGGAAGGGTTGAGGTAAGATTGGCATTTGAAGCAACAGCTAATGCAGTGGCAATAAGTGGAGTAGCACCAAAATCAACAATAATTAAAGCTATCCACGAATGTCAAAAATGTGGTTTAATCAGCTATTTGGATATGATGAACGTCTCTGAACCTCAAAAATTATATGATTCATTAAAATTAAAGCCAGATGTTGTTATCTTGCATAGAGGGATTGATGAGGAGACATTTGGAATTAAAAAGGAATGGAAATTTAAGGAAAACTGCTTATTAGCAATTGCTGGAGGAGTTGGTGTGGAGAATGTTGAAGAGCTTTTAAAAGAATATCAAATATTAATCGTTGGTAGAGCAATTACAAAATCAAAAGACCCAGGAAGAGTAATTAGGATGTTTATAAACAAGATGGGTTATGATATAGACACTTATAGGCTTTATTTTGATGAGGATGAGGATATAGGGGAGGAATTATGA
- a CDS encoding DNA methyltransferase — translation MNLDAWLDIQPAKKLYTIKEASRILTKKFGKEIKEHNISYLVQYGRVNKYKIKNRVYVDIDEVENYYKKLFFEKRKEWEEKLGFKLDWDLAFDLLSEKERTKHVHGIHPYKGKFIPQLVEYFLKRHFNVGDIIIDPFMGSGTTLVQCMEMGINSIGIDISPFNCLIAEVKLQKYDIQKLKKILLDMLNKTKEFSKNLGDDEFVKEMDKLIEKYNKKYFTLEYKRKLSKKEIDEDSYSEKIMEMFYLEYKKLKEKYCKNDDEFDDIFKDKPFLYKWYSPRIRAELNFYLNLIKDCRDETIKKVAMIILSRTARSVRGTTHFDLATLKEPVFDPYYCYKHKKICRPVQTILRHLEEYTNDVISRIEEFSKIRKDAYYLIINGDSRTVDIEEELKKHPNFYELYKNKKIDGIFTSPPYLGQIDYHEQHAYAYELFDIPRLDELEIGPKFKGSSKKAQKEYIEGISDVLINMKRFLNEDAKIFIVVNDKKNLYKEIFEKSGLILVREFKRPVLNRTERDRNPYYESIFELKMEE, via the coding sequence ATGAATCTGGATGCATGGTTAGATATACAGCCAGCAAAAAAACTTTACACAATAAAAGAGGCATCAAGAATATTAACAAAAAAGTTTGGTAAGGAAATTAAAGAGCATAATATTTCATATTTAGTGCAGTATGGAAGAGTCAATAAGTATAAAATCAAAAATAGGGTTTATGTAGATATTGATGAGGTTGAAAACTATTATAAAAAATTATTTTTTGAAAAAAGAAAAGAATGGGAAGAAAAATTGGGATTTAAATTGGATTGGGATTTAGCATTTGATTTGTTATCTGAGAAGGAGAGAACTAAACATGTTCATGGAATTCACCCATACAAAGGAAAGTTTATTCCACAATTGGTAGAGTATTTTTTAAAGAGGCATTTTAACGTTGGAGATATTATAATAGACCCGTTTATGGGTTCTGGAACAACATTAGTGCAATGTATGGAGATGGGCATTAATTCTATTGGCATTGATATATCACCATTTAACTGTTTAATTGCTGAAGTTAAATTGCAGAAATATGATATTCAAAAATTAAAGAAAATTTTATTAGATATGCTAAATAAAACAAAGGAATTTTCAAAAAATTTAGGAGATGATGAATTTGTTAAAGAAATGGATAAATTAATTGAGAAATACAACAAAAAATACTTTACCTTAGAATATAAAAGAAAATTATCAAAAAAAGAAATTGATGAAGATAGCTATTCCGAAAAAATCATGGAAATGTTTTATTTAGAGTATAAAAAACTTAAGGAAAAATACTGCAAAAATGATGATGAGTTTGATGACATTTTTAAAGATAAGCCATTTTTATATAAGTGGTATTCTCCAAGAATTAGGGCAGAATTAAACTTTTATTTAAATTTAATTAAAGACTGCAGAGATGAAACAATAAAAAAAGTGGCAATGATAATTTTGAGTAGAACGGCAAGGTCTGTTAGAGGAACTACTCATTTTGATTTAGCCACACTAAAAGAGCCAGTTTTTGACCCATACTATTGCTATAAGCATAAAAAAATTTGCAGACCAGTTCAAACAATTTTAAGACACTTAGAAGAATATACAAATGATGTAATTAGTAGAATAGAAGAATTTTCAAAGATTAGGAAAGATGCATATTATTTAATCATTAATGGAGATTCAAGGACTGTTGATATTGAAGAAGAACTAAAAAAACACCCAAACTTTTATGAACTTTATAAAAACAAAAAAATTGATGGTATTTTTACATCTCCTCCTTATTTAGGGCAGATTGATTATCATGAGCAGCATGCCTATGCTTATGAGCTTTTTGACATTCCAAGATTGGATGAGTTGGAGATAGGACCTAAATTTAAAGGTAGTTCAAAAAAAGCACAAAAAGAGTATATTGAAGGCATATCCGATGTTTTAATCAACATGAAAAGATTTTTAAATGAAGACGCAAAGATTTTCATTGTAGTTAATGATAAAAAGAACCTATATAAAGAGATTTTTGAGAAAAGTGGGCTTATTTTAGTTAGAGAGTTTAAAAGACCGGTCTTAAATAGAACAGAAAGAGATAGAAACCCATACTATGAAAGCATCTTTGAATTAAAAATGGAGGAATAG
- a CDS encoding TdeIII family type II restriction endonuclease has translation MPLSKNVIEKISIETIRVLKSRFDTISDEDIKIRNMPFHMAFLRAFYGKIGINDDTEALKFLTLSQWFHGLSTTLGQSYFENIAHILSNGEKRTFKNYKIKRSVRDKISEIINDLKSGERLPNVEKENKELREATSKNSEYVNGLEFTADVYFEDKDKVVMIELKTVRPNAGEMRGEKQKILYGKAYMMETKPNKKVYYFIGFPYDPTENPENPCGYDKDRFMSSLIEFSKYFDKREVLIAEELWSFLSGEENTMKKILDIINSIAKPDFKEKFDFINTFPFINQDRLYTKDAIDEQKFKKYMDILQEWRLYSEIECAKAVKELSLLKLSSRDRRTFERLINNSMFSNNNKYNENRKMKILELYNKYMQK, from the coding sequence ATGCCACTAAGTAAAAATGTTATAGAAAAAATTAGCATTGAGACAATAAGAGTATTAAAATCAAGATTTGATACAATATCAGATGAAGACATAAAAATAAGAAACATGCCATTCCATATGGCTTTTTTAAGGGCTTTTTATGGGAAGATTGGGATAAACGATGATACTGAAGCATTAAAGTTTTTAACTTTATCACAGTGGTTTCATGGATTAAGCACAACATTGGGGCAGAGCTACTTTGAAAATATTGCTCATATTTTATCTAACGGTGAAAAAAGGACATTTAAAAACTATAAAATTAAAAGAAGTGTTAGAGACAAAATATCGGAGATTATAAATGATTTAAAAAGTGGAGAAAGATTGCCAAATGTGGAAAAAGAAAATAAAGAATTAAGAGAAGCTACTTCAAAAAATTCTGAATATGTAAATGGGTTAGAATTTACTGCAGATGTTTATTTTGAAGATAAAGATAAAGTTGTAATGATTGAGTTAAAAACTGTTAGACCTAATGCTGGAGAAATGAGAGGAGAAAAACAAAAAATTCTTTATGGAAAAGCCTATATGATGGAAACAAAACCAAATAAAAAAGTTTATTATTTTATTGGCTTTCCCTATGACCCTACTGAAAATCCAGAAAATCCTTGTGGATATGATAAAGATAGATTCATGAGTAGTTTAATAGAATTTTCCAAGTATTTTGATAAAAGAGAGGTTTTAATTGCAGAAGAATTGTGGAGTTTTTTATCTGGAGAAGAAAATACTATGAAAAAAATATTGGATATTATTAATTCAATAGCAAAACCTGATTTTAAAGAAAAGTTTGATTTTATAAATACATTTCCATTCATTAATCAAGATAGATTATACACCAAAGATGCTATTGATGAACAAAAATTCAAAAAATATATGGATATCCTTCAAGAATGGAGACTTTATTCTGAAATTGAATGTGCAAAAGCTGTAAAAGAGCTGAGTTTATTAAAATTATCTTCAAGAGATAGAAGAACTTTTGAAAGATTGATTAATAACTCAATGTTTAGTAATAACAACAAGTATAATGAAAATAGGAAGATGAAAATATTAGAATTATACAATAAATATATGCAAAAATAG
- a CDS encoding GMC family oxidoreductase — translation MYDFAIIGSGVAGATLAKELRYRYKVAVIEKGKKPSYASEGKNVEINYVYGLGGSGVYSLGNAIKTEIKGYKIDKDIYKEIWEELKIKAPKDDFLNDIDKAFIELGFEKMEKFIDFDRCNKCGECARKICKAKWTPLNYLKESNANIITEFNIKAINYSNYYEILDDKGRKIKAKNLIISAGGINSPRILKKMIDDENIGKNLFIDTFVTVGGILEDSYLNKDISMLVYKKYKNFMLATHYSKLLINEIKKDYKDVKEKDIVGIMIKIKDENNGVVLDNDVKKEITKEDFKTLARGICKATKYLYKLGVDDIYTTIPRGSHPGGSLSLVVDEFEVREGLYVCDASLFKEALGVPPIVSIIALSKKFVREIL, via the coding sequence ATGTATGATTTTGCCATTATCGGCTCTGGAGTGGCTGGAGCCACCTTAGCCAAGGAATTGAGATATAGGTATAAAGTGGCAGTAATAGAAAAGGGAAAAAAGCCAAGTTATGCTTCAGAAGGAAAGAATGTAGAAATAAATTATGTCTATGGCTTGGGAGGGAGTGGAGTTTATTCCTTGGGAAATGCCATAAAAACAGAAATTAAGGGCTACAAAATAGACAAAGATATCTATAAAGAAATTTGGGAAGAATTAAAAATTAAAGCTCCAAAAGATGATTTTTTAAATGATATTGATAAAGCCTTTATTGAACTTGGCTTTGAAAAGATGGAGAAGTTTATAGATTTTGATAGATGCAATAAATGTGGAGAGTGTGCAAGAAAGATATGCAAAGCTAAATGGACGCCTTTAAATTATCTAAAAGAATCAAATGCAAATATAATCACTGAATTTAACATAAAAGCAATAAATTATAGCAATTATTACGAAATCTTAGATGATAAAGGTAGAAAGATTAAAGCTAAAAATCTCATAATCTCTGCTGGAGGCATTAATTCTCCAAGAATTCTAAAAAAAATGATTGACGATGAGAATATTGGAAAAAACTTATTTATAGATACCTTTGTTACTGTTGGTGGGATTTTAGAAGATAGCTATCTAAATAAAGACATCTCCATGCTTGTTTATAAGAAATACAAAAATTTCATGCTGGCAACTCATTATTCAAAACTACTAATTAACGAAATAAAAAAAGATTATAAGGATGTGAAAGAGAAAGATATTGTGGGGATTATGATAAAGATTAAGGATGAAAACAATGGAGTGGTTTTAGATAACGACGTTAAAAAAGAGATAACTAAGGAAGATTTCAAAACTCTTGCAAGAGGTATATGTAAGGCAACAAAATATTTATACAAGTTGGGTGTTGATGATATATACACAACTATACCAAGGGGTTCTCATCCAGGGGGGAGTTTAAGCTTAGTTGTTGATGAGTTTGAGGTTAGAGAGGGGTTGTATGTTTGCGATGCCTCTTTATTTAAAGAAGCCTTGGGAGTTCCGCCAATAGTTTCAATTATTGCACTATCTAAAAAATTTGTAAGGGAGATTTTATAA
- a CDS encoding methanogenesis marker 14 protein, with amino-acid sequence MGIFDVISGLFKKKPKIAYAKSQSVDLIELKRNPYYIVASVELGNTTTKSIITATNMDTGKTYIVSKHVKMTRDVRKPKKGEEVFGETLWGVELTREAVADMVKEVLLESLKKAGLTVDDLHFVVRSTGVTAGFASPEEVGEMIIALAQGCMKAGVPPAKMTPAMTKEQIPKPFDKYSFLDKIIFDGAVTGVLPPTGKEVVANEMEGELVTAGIKVGSKWTDVDFRNPCMSIDFGTTLAGRITNDTLPYAKVIGNLCGLAGAIADAIARGSGKIDEKTGAALDLANIKGKPNEELAKEYAEEMHKYIIIKEVPKDVDRFGTVPVDPKSAEKAGTTLIGCDVGKNGSDLIKLEELGRELVEKSDIPTLMCCLDYVMSEVVRRLVELAYKKGLISEKSAVGITGRAGITGRKPELIIEKLKTLEIWDKVEENVVFVEDGLALGASVMARCMNCLGTPQVPIGGVRGGGCILGLRRKWQKERGMIRD; translated from the coding sequence ATGGGAATCTTTGATGTCATCTCAGGACTGTTTAAAAAGAAGCCAAAAATTGCCTATGCAAAGTCACAAAGTGTAGATTTGATTGAGTTAAAAAGAAATCCTTACTATATAGTGGCATCAGTTGAGTTAGGAAATACAACAACAAAATCCATCATAACAGCAACAAATATGGATACTGGTAAAACCTACATTGTTAGCAAGCACGTGAAGATGACAAGGGATGTCAGAAAGCCAAAGAAAGGAGAAGAAGTTTTTGGAGAGACACTATGGGGGGTTGAATTAACAAGAGAGGCAGTTGCAGATATGGTTAAAGAGGTTTTGTTGGAGAGTTTAAAAAAAGCTGGACTAACTGTTGATGACTTACACTTTGTTGTTAGAAGTACTGGAGTTACTGCAGGTTTTGCATCTCCAGAAGAAGTTGGAGAGATGATTATTGCCTTAGCTCAAGGATGTATGAAAGCTGGAGTTCCTCCAGCAAAGATGACTCCAGCAATGACTAAGGAACAGATACCAAAGCCGTTTGATAAATATTCTTTTTTAGATAAGATTATATTTGATGGAGCGGTTACTGGAGTTCTGCCTCCTACAGGAAAGGAGGTTGTAGCTAACGAGATGGAAGGAGAGCTTGTAACTGCAGGAATAAAAGTTGGAAGTAAATGGACAGATGTAGATTTCAGAAATCCTTGTATGAGTATTGACTTTGGAACAACCTTGGCTGGTAGAATAACTAATGACACTTTACCTTATGCAAAGGTTATTGGTAATTTATGCGGTTTAGCTGGAGCTATAGCTGATGCAATTGCAAGGGGTTCTGGAAAAATAGATGAGAAGACTGGAGCGGCTTTAGATTTAGCAAATATAAAAGGAAAGCCAAATGAAGAATTAGCTAAGGAATATGCTGAAGAAATGCACAAATATATAATTATTAAAGAAGTCCCAAAAGATGTTGATAGATTTGGAACTGTCCCAGTAGACCCAAAGTCCGCTGAAAAGGCTGGAACTACATTAATTGGATGTGATGTTGGTAAGAATGGTAGTGATTTGATAAAATTGGAAGAATTGGGGAGGGAATTAGTTGAAAAGAGTGATATTCCAACGTTGATGTGCTGTTTAGACTATGTTATGAGTGAAGTTGTTAGAAGGTTGGTAGAGTTAGCTTATAAAAAAGGATTAATTAGTGAAAAGTCAGCTGTAGGAATTACAGGAAGGGCTGGGATTACTGGCAGAAAGCCAGAATTAATTATTGAGAAGCTTAAAACTTTAGAAATTTGGGATAAAGTTGAGGAAAATGTTGTGTTTGTTGAGGATGGCTTAGCTTTAGGTGCTTCAGTTATGGCAAGATGTATGAACTGTTTGGGAACTCCTCAAGTGCCTATTGGAGGAGTTAGGGGAGGAGGGTGTATATTAGGTTTAAGGAGAAAATGGCAAAAAGAAAGGGGTATGATAAGAGATTAA
- a CDS encoding 50S ribosomal protein L11 methyltransferase, which produces MKLRLKVPQWHYSLLTDYERLAIFKNAIERVVDEDDVVFDLGTGSGILAMIAAKKAKKVYAIELDPFTYDYAKENIKVNGFNNIEIIEGDASTYNFKEKADVVIAELLDTALIIEPQVKVMNSIIERGFLKEDVKIIPAKAISTIQLVEAKMSHIYYDEDIKSEEVSEEVIYEEVDFHKTNPIEVSYNIELELEKSCENLGIKLRTYTILDDKHVAGQTSMLNPPLVIPLNKKVDKGRVKINLSYRRGGDLESIKVNLG; this is translated from the coding sequence ATGAAATTAAGACTAAAGGTTCCACAATGGCATTACTCTTTATTAACTGACTATGAGAGATTGGCTATCTTTAAAAACGCCATAGAGAGAGTTGTAGATGAAGATGACGTTGTCTTTGATTTGGGAACAGGTAGTGGAATTTTAGCAATGATTGCTGCAAAGAAAGCAAAAAAAGTTTATGCCATTGAGTTAGACCCTTTTACTTATGATTATGCTAAAGAAAATATAAAAGTTAATGGATTTAATAACATTGAGATTATTGAAGGAGATGCCTCAACTTACAACTTTAAAGAGAAGGCTGATGTGGTTATAGCTGAGCTTTTAGACACTGCTTTAATTATTGAACCACAAGTTAAAGTTATGAATTCAATAATAGAAAGAGGTTTTTTAAAAGAAGATGTTAAAATAATCCCAGCTAAGGCAATATCAACTATACAACTTGTAGAGGCAAAAATGAGCCATATCTATTATGATGAAGATATTAAATCAGAGGAAGTTTCTGAAGAGGTTATTTATGAGGAAGTTGATTTTCATAAGACAAATCCTATTGAAGTAAGCTATAATATAGAGTTAGAGCTTGAAAAAAGCTGTGAAAACTTAGGAATAAAGCTGAGAACCTATACAATATTGGATGATAAACATGTAGCTGGACAAACATCAATGCTGAATCCTCCATTGGTAATTCCATTAAATAAAAAGGTAGATAAGGGAAGAGTTAAGATAAATTTATCATACAGAAGAGGAGGAGATTTAGAGAGCATAAAAGTAAATTTGGGATAA